In Candidatus Falkowbacteria bacterium, one DNA window encodes the following:
- a CDS encoding ribonuclease HI family protein, with translation MKKYIIYSDGGARGNPGPAAIGAVIKDEANNLVQEISKTIGETTNNQAEYQAILAGLEAVKNLGGEEVDCFLDSELVVKQLRHEYKVKNKDLAPLFVKVHNLSLQFKKISFTHVRREQNKEADCLVNKALDNA, from the coding sequence ATGAAAAAATATATTATTTATTCTGATGGCGGAGCGCGTGGTAATCCTGGCCCTGCCGCGATCGGCGCCGTGATTAAAGATGAAGCCAATAATCTAGTTCAAGAAATTTCCAAAACAATTGGCGAGACAACTAATAATCAAGCTGAATATCAAGCAATTTTAGCGGGGCTTGAAGCAGTAAAAAACTTAGGTGGCGAAGAGGTTGATTGTTTTTTGGATAGTGAATTAGTTGTTAAGCAATTAAGACATGAATACAAAGTTAAAAATAAAGACTTAGCACCTTTATTTGTTAAGGTACATAATTTGTCATTACAGTTTAAGAAAATTTCTTTTACTCATGTTAGACGTGAACAAAATAAAGAAGCAGATTGTTTGGTAAATAAAGCGCTAGACAATGCTTAG
- the lepA gene encoding translation elongation factor 4, with translation MDNIRNFCIIAHIDHGKSTLADRMLEITHTVEQRKMKAQLLDRMDIERERGITIKLTPVAMNYKQYQLNLIDTPGHVDFTYEVSRSLAAVEGAVILVDASQGIQAQTLANLYLAIEQDLTIIPVINKIDLPAADVERVSKEIIKLLGCKKEEIILASGKTGEGVANILDAVIELVPSPKGDESKPARALIFDSNFDEYKGVVAYIRVFDGAFKKDEAIKLLATGAHSDILDIGIFKPDYFPTKELKTGSIGYIVTGFKSVAECRVGDTVAMSKAHVESLQGYHEVKPMVYAGIFPREGNEFGRLRDAIDKLKLNDSALMYEAEQSQALGLGFRCGFLGLLHLEIFQERLKREYNLDLIVTIPSVAYQVYTKAKPEPLIVRSPYMLPDPSRIERTEEPWVKLDIVTPKSYIGPIMNLVQEKKAVYLTTEYLDPERLVLHYEIPMATILTNFYDRIKSVSSGYASINYEYLDYRPADVVKMDILVAEDPVEALSVIVYRDEAHKRGKEIVETLKDSLPKQMFVVKLQATVGGAIIASERISAMRKDVTAKLYGGDVTRKRKLLEKQKKGKKKMMAAGKGRVDIPSDTFVKILKK, from the coding sequence ATGGATAATATTAGGAATTTTTGCATTATTGCTCACATTGATCACGGTAAGTCCACTTTGGCTGACCGCATGCTTGAAATTACCCATACAGTTGAACAGCGCAAAATGAAAGCTCAGCTCTTAGATAGAATGGATATTGAACGTGAGCGCGGTATTACAATAAAATTAACTCCAGTGGCCATGAACTATAAGCAGTATCAGTTGAACTTAATTGATACGCCTGGCCACGTTGACTTTACTTATGAAGTTTCTCGATCTTTAGCAGCCGTTGAGGGCGCAGTTATTTTGGTTGATGCTAGCCAAGGTATTCAAGCGCAAACTTTAGCTAACTTATATTTAGCAATTGAACAAGACTTAACGATTATTCCAGTCATAAATAAAATTGATTTACCAGCGGCTGACGTAGAACGCGTTTCTAAAGAAATTATAAAATTATTAGGTTGTAAAAAAGAAGAAATCATTTTGGCGTCAGGCAAAACTGGTGAGGGCGTAGCAAATATTTTGGACGCCGTGATTGAATTAGTACCATCGCCTAAAGGTGATGAATCAAAACCAGCGCGCGCTTTAATTTTTGATTCTAACTTTGATGAATATAAAGGTGTGGTTGCTTATATTCGTGTCTTTGATGGCGCTTTTAAAAAAGATGAAGCTATAAAACTTTTAGCGACTGGTGCTCACAGTGATATCCTAGATATAGGAATTTTTAAGCCAGATTATTTTCCAACCAAAGAATTAAAAACCGGTTCCATCGGCTACATTGTGACTGGATTTAAAAGCGTGGCTGAGTGCCGCGTCGGTGATACGGTTGCGATGTCCAAAGCTCATGTTGAATCATTGCAGGGTTATCATGAAGTTAAACCAATGGTGTATGCTGGAATTTTTCCTCGCGAGGGTAATGAATTCGGACGGCTTCGTGACGCGATTGATAAATTGAAATTAAATGATTCAGCCTTAATGTATGAGGCAGAGCAATCACAGGCTTTAGGCTTAGGTTTTCGTTGTGGTTTCTTGGGCTTATTGCACTTAGAAATTTTTCAAGAAAGATTAAAGCGTGAATATAATCTAGATTTGATCGTAACAATTCCGAGTGTGGCTTATCAGGTTTATACAAAAGCCAAACCAGAACCATTGATTGTGCGTAGTCCATACATGTTGCCTGATCCTTCTAGAATTGAGCGCACCGAAGAGCCATGGGTAAAGCTAGATATTGTTACACCAAAAAGTTACATTGGTCCGATTATGAATTTAGTGCAAGAAAAAAAGGCGGTTTATTTAACGACTGAATATTTAGATCCTGAAAGACTAGTTTTGCATTATGAAATTCCAATGGCTACGATTTTAACAAATTTTTATGATCGTATAAAAAGCGTTTCCTCAGGTTACGCCTCTATCAATTATGAATATCTAGATTATCGTCCGGCCGATGTGGTTAAAATGGATATTTTAGTTGCCGAAGATCCAGTTGAAGCTTTGTCAGTTATTGTTTATCGAGATGAAGCTCATAAACGCGGCAAAGAAATTGTTGAAACTTTAAAAGATAGTTTGCCTAAACAAATGTTCGTGGTTAAACTACAAGCAACTGTTGGTGGTGCTATTATTGCTTCAGAGAGAATCTCGGCTATGCGTAAAGATGTAACCGCTAAATTATACGGCGGCGATGTTACACGTAAGCGTAAATTGTTAGAAAAGCAGAAAAAAGGTAAGAAGAAAATGATGGCCGCCGGTAAGGGTAGAGTTGATATTCCGTCTGACACTTTTGTTAAAATATTAAAAAAATAA
- a CDS encoding bifunctional 5,10-methylenetetrahydrofolate dehydrogenase/5,10-methenyltetrahydrofolate cyclohydrolase: MKLIDGKLLAEKIKDKIALDIHNLAGPRPGLAIILVGERPDSTLYVNLKEKQAGAVGIDTHVYRCPESISQEELLKTIEFLNNDNEVDAILVQLPLPAQLDTDTIVNAVKADKDIDGFTMENMRRLMGGSDEVGLMPPVYAVIIAMLESINCEIANKKINLIVNSDIFEEHLVEILKLQGAIITDNIKEADIIITAQGKAKAIHSQIVKDNAVIIDIGISHDKDGKVVGDVDAESMKDKPGYLSPVPGGVGPMTIAMAFLNTLITFKKQKNL, translated from the coding sequence ATGAAATTAATCGACGGCAAATTACTTGCTGAAAAAATTAAAGATAAAATTGCGTTAGACATACATAACTTAGCAGGACCTCGCCCAGGCCTAGCGATTATTTTAGTTGGTGAGCGCCCTGATTCAACACTTTATGTAAACCTAAAAGAAAAACAAGCTGGCGCCGTTGGAATTGATACTCATGTTTATCGTTGCCCAGAGTCTATTAGCCAAGAAGAATTATTAAAGACCATTGAATTTTTAAATAACGATAATGAAGTTGATGCGATTTTAGTTCAATTACCATTACCAGCTCAGCTCGACACTGACACAATCGTTAATGCGGTTAAGGCTGACAAAGATATTGATGGCTTTACTATGGAAAATATGCGCCGCTTAATGGGTGGCTCTGACGAAGTTGGTTTAATGCCTCCAGTTTATGCGGTTATTATTGCTATGCTTGAAAGTATTAATTGCGAGATTGCTAATAAAAAAATAAATCTAATTGTTAACTCAGATATTTTTGAAGAGCATTTAGTTGAAATATTAAAATTACAAGGCGCTATAATTACTGACAACATAAAAGAAGCTGATATTATTATCACAGCTCAAGGTAAAGCTAAGGCAATTCATTCACAAATAGTTAAAGATAATGCGGTGATTATTGATATTGGCATAAGCCACGATAAAGACGGCAAAGTTGTCGGTGATGTTGATGCTGAATCTATGAAAGATAAGCCAGGATATTTATCGCCAGTACCCGGCGGCGTTGGACCAATGACTATTGCCATGGCGTTTTTAAACACTTTGATTACGTTTAAAAAGCAAAAGAACTTGTAG
- a CDS encoding polymer-forming cytoskeletal protein: MSKTRISFLIGLAALAMVLVIPLSAKAIMFKADDSTYIAKDQVVSGSLFAAGSSITVDGKVQGDLICAGQSITVNGTVDGDVICAGQSITINGNVGGTVRAAGNSIVIAGKVSRNVMAAGASVSLAPNAQIGWDLQFASAMTEIRGKVNRDVDGAGANTIIAGNVGRNVYLMLDDNRQNEKDNQGPTLTVTKEAAINGSLTYHAKNDAKIEDGSSIKGSVEKKALNFDKKKTEDKGGMAIAWLWYIVLSIFAAVAFGLVVVSLMPKTIEGLSDLMLAKPWPAIGWGFAVLFLTPFAVIILMITMIGLPIGLTLLALWILLMYPAKILVAIMLGRKITDKCRLLKRYKGSLIASMIFGIIVAWLIFSIPVIGWFLSFVAILWGMGGVWRYARLKA, encoded by the coding sequence ATGTCAAAAACAAGGATTAGTTTCCTTATTGGCCTGGCTGCACTCGCAATGGTTCTAGTTATACCATTGTCAGCCAAGGCTATTATGTTCAAAGCCGATGACTCAACCTATATCGCCAAAGATCAGGTTGTCAGCGGTTCATTGTTTGCAGCTGGTTCCTCAATCACGGTTGACGGAAAAGTTCAAGGCGATCTTATTTGCGCCGGTCAGAGTATTACTGTTAACGGTACAGTTGACGGTGATGTTATTTGTGCCGGACAAAGTATTACTATCAATGGTAATGTCGGCGGCACTGTTCGCGCGGCTGGTAACAGCATTGTTATTGCCGGGAAAGTTTCTCGTAACGTTATGGCAGCCGGTGCAAGCGTAAGCCTTGCTCCTAATGCTCAAATTGGTTGGGACTTACAATTTGCTTCAGCCATGACAGAAATTCGCGGTAAAGTTAATCGCGACGTCGATGGCGCTGGTGCCAACACGATAATTGCTGGCAATGTTGGTCGCAATGTTTATTTAATGCTTGATGATAATCGTCAGAATGAAAAAGATAATCAAGGTCCAACTTTGACAGTCACAAAAGAAGCAGCTATTAACGGAAGTTTAACTTACCATGCTAAGAACGATGCCAAGATTGAAGATGGTAGTTCTATAAAAGGAAGTGTAGAAAAGAAAGCTTTAAATTTTGATAAGAAGAAAACTGAAGATAAAGGTGGCATGGCCATTGCTTGGTTGTGGTATATTGTTCTATCAATTTTTGCGGCTGTTGCTTTTGGTTTAGTAGTTGTTAGTTTGATGCCAAAAACAATCGAGGGCTTAAGTGACTTAATGTTAGCTAAACCATGGCCAGCGATCGGCTGGGGCTTTGCTGTCTTATTCCTAACTCCTTTTGCGGTTATTATTTTAATGATCACCATGATTGGCTTGCCAATTGGCTTAACACTTTTGGCTTTGTGGATTCTACTTATGTATCCAGCTAAGATTTTAGTTGCGATTATGCTTGGTAGAAAAATTACAGATAAATGTCGTCTTCTAAAACGTTATAAGGGGTCATTAATTGCTTCAATGATTTTTGGTATTATTGTTGCTTGGCTAATCTTCTCAATTCCGGTTATTGGATGGTTTTTGAGTTTCGTAGCTATACTTTGGGGAATGGGTGGAGTTTGGCGCTATGCCAGGTTAAAGGCCTAA
- a CDS encoding CPBP family intramembrane metalloprotease, with product MNNVFQVTPTTKGVQEFAKMNPLELFFSGVIVGPFIEEAAFRFLPLLVVSALTQKIYPIIITVLVSSFIFGFLHGDLLNVFVQGFSGLFLCFIYWKSGAAEDKHCKALSYSYLSHASWNFACCMQLWQIF from the coding sequence ATGAATAACGTATTTCAAGTGACTCCTACAACAAAAGGAGTTCAAGAATTTGCGAAAATGAATCCACTTGAATTATTTTTTTCTGGCGTTATTGTTGGACCGTTTATAGAGGAGGCTGCATTTCGCTTTTTGCCCTTACTTGTTGTAAGCGCGTTAACACAAAAGATTTATCCTATAATAATCACTGTGCTTGTATCCTCATTTATTTTTGGATTCCTCCATGGCGATTTATTAAATGTTTTTGTCCAAGGTTTTTCTGGTTTATTTCTGTGTTTTATCTATTGGAAATCCGGAGCTGCCGAGGATAAGCATTGTAAAGCTCTTTCGTATAGTTACTTAAGTCATGCATCATGGAATTTCGCATGTTGTATGCAACTATGGCAAATTTTTTAA
- a CDS encoding GIY-YIG nuclease family protein has translation MIVEKVYYIYLLASKRNGTIYTGVTNNLLKRIDEHKKNIYSGFTAKYNVKKLVYFEIFNDVRAAINREKNIKAWCRQWKIDLIEKENPTWRDLYYEIVRSS, from the coding sequence ATGATAGTAGAAAAAGTATATTATATCTATCTATTAGCTAGTAAAAGAAATGGTACGATTTATACCGGAGTTACAAATAATTTGTTAAAGAGAATAGACGAGCATAAGAAAAACATATATAGTGGATTTACAGCGAAATATAATGTTAAAAAGTTGGTATATTTTGAAATTTTTAATGATGTTAGAGCAGCGATTAATAGGGAAAAGAATATTAAAGCTTGGTGTAGGCAATGGAAAATTGATTTGATAGAAAAAGAAAATCCTACTTGGCGCGATTTATATTATGAAATTGTTCGCTCCTCCTAA
- a CDS encoding serine hydroxymethyltransferase, whose protein sequence is MISYNELSKNDSEVAEIVKKEGLRQANELELIASENYVSEAVLEALASPLANKYSEGYPGARYYGGNQVIDEVENLARERAKLLFQAEHVNVQPLSGSPANAAVYFAMIKPGDKVMGLRLDHGGHLSHGHPINFSGLLYNFVQYGVGADGRIDMEEVRRVALAEKPKMIVAGFSAYSRDIDWQAFKDIADEIGAITFADISHPAGLIAAGLLKNPVPIFDVVMTTTHKTLRGPRGAIIMCKEQFAKQIDRAVFPGMQGGPHDNMTAAKAVAFGEALKPDFKIYAAQVIKNAQAMANKFIELGYEIVSGGTDNHMFVIDLRNKNLVGKIAEIALEKIGISISRSTIPNDPNPPMNPSGIRIGTPAITTRGLNEKDCELVAELIDQAIINSENESMLEKLKSDVKNLCAKYPLKY, encoded by the coding sequence ATGATATCTTATAATGAGCTTAGTAAAAACGACTCTGAAGTGGCTGAAATTGTAAAAAAAGAAGGTTTAAGACAGGCTAATGAGCTAGAATTGATTGCCTCAGAAAATTATGTTTCTGAAGCAGTTTTGGAAGCACTTGCCTCGCCTTTAGCTAATAAGTACAGCGAAGGCTATCCAGGAGCTCGTTATTACGGCGGCAATCAAGTAATTGATGAAGTCGAAAATTTGGCGCGCGAAAGAGCTAAACTATTATTTCAAGCCGAGCACGTCAACGTTCAACCTCTTTCAGGCTCGCCGGCTAACGCAGCGGTTTACTTTGCTATGATAAAACCCGGCGATAAAGTCATGGGCCTTAGACTTGATCATGGCGGACATTTATCACATGGTCATCCAATTAATTTTTCTGGTTTACTTTATAACTTTGTTCAGTACGGCGTCGGAGCTGATGGTAGAATCGATATGGAAGAAGTTCGCCGTGTAGCCTTAGCTGAAAAACCAAAGATGATCGTCGCGGGTTTTTCTGCTTATTCACGTGATATTGATTGGCAAGCTTTTAAAGATATTGCTGACGAAATTGGTGCTATAACTTTTGCAGATATTTCTCATCCAGCAGGTTTAATTGCGGCGGGATTATTGAAAAATCCAGTACCAATTTTTGATGTTGTCATGACTACAACTCATAAAACTCTACGCGGACCACGCGGCGCTATTATAATGTGCAAGGAACAATTTGCTAAACAGATTGATCGCGCTGTTTTTCCAGGCATGCAAGGCGGACCACATGATAATATGACAGCGGCTAAAGCCGTAGCTTTTGGTGAAGCGCTAAAACCAGACTTTAAGATTTATGCCGCTCAAGTTATTAAGAACGCTCAGGCCATGGCCAACAAATTTATTGAACTAGGTTATGAAATTGTGTCTGGCGGAACTGATAACCACATGTTCGTGATTGATTTAAGAAATAAAAACCTAGTTGGTAAAATTGCAGAGATTGCTCTGGAAAAAATTGGTATTTCAATTTCACGCTCAACCATTCCGAATGATCCAAACCCACCAATGAATCCCTCAGGTATTAGAATTGGTACGCCAGCCATTACAACTCGTGGTTTAAATGAAAAAGATTGTGAGCTAGTTGCTGAATTAATTGATCAGGCAATTATAAATAGTGAAAATGAAAGCATGCTTGAGAAGTTAAAAAGTGATGTTAAGAATTTGTGTGCTAAATATCCATTAAAGTATTAG
- a CDS encoding phosphomannomutase/phosphoglucomutase produces the protein MINPSIFKAYDIRGVYDADFNDDFAYQLGLAYCQLRREELGRDNFNIVAAHDMRLSSPILYKELIRGLIDGGANVVDVGLLATPSFYFAVAHYKYDGGIIVSASHNPAAYNGFKLVRQMAAPIGESSGINDLKNLILAGGLSAHHTKGELTKKENILVDQVKYDLAYVNVADIKPLKIVIDTANAMGALYLDELIKHLPQLSIEKMNWNLDGTFPVHEADPYKLENVKQLGEKIVELKASLGVATDGDSDRIFFLDEMGQAIEPGITRAILCRLFLIDKPQSTIAYDIRPGRITYDTIIANGGQPLVTRVGHSLIKEAVIDNGAYFAGESSGHFMLNMMNEGCYEVPGIVLLKLLVELSRANLTFSEYVKPYQKYFHSGEINFKVNDTAEKIIELKEKYSSGKINELDGLSIEYNDYWFNVRASNTEPLLRLNLEAVSKEIMEVKRDEIIQIINS, from the coding sequence ATGATAAACCCATCAATTTTCAAAGCCTACGACATTCGCGGCGTCTATGACGCTGATTTTAATGACGACTTTGCCTATCAATTAGGCTTAGCCTATTGCCAGTTAAGACGAGAAGAACTAGGTCGCGATAATTTTAACATTGTTGCCGCGCACGATATGCGCTTATCTAGTCCAATTTTATACAAAGAATTAATTAGGGGTTTGATTGATGGCGGAGCTAACGTAGTTGACGTAGGACTGTTGGCGACGCCGAGTTTTTATTTTGCAGTCGCGCATTATAAATATGATGGTGGAATTATTGTTAGCGCCTCACACAATCCAGCCGCATATAATGGTTTTAAATTAGTTAGACAAATGGCAGCGCCGATTGGTGAGAGCTCGGGAATTAATGATTTGAAAAATTTAATTTTAGCTGGCGGCCTATCAGCTCATCACACAAAAGGTGAACTTACTAAAAAAGAAAATATTTTAGTTGATCAGGTTAAATATGATTTAGCCTATGTAAATGTTGCTGATATAAAGCCATTAAAAATTGTGATTGACACAGCTAACGCTATGGGTGCTTTGTATCTTGATGAATTAATAAAACATTTACCGCAGCTAAGTATTGAAAAAATGAATTGGAATTTAGATGGAACTTTCCCGGTTCATGAGGCTGATCCTTATAAGTTAGAAAACGTTAAACAGCTGGGTGAAAAAATAGTTGAGCTTAAAGCTAGTTTAGGCGTGGCGACTGACGGCGACTCTGATCGCATTTTCTTTTTAGATGAAATGGGACAAGCGATTGAGCCTGGTATTACGCGAGCAATTTTGTGTCGCTTATTTTTAATTGATAAACCTCAATCAACGATTGCTTATGATATTCGTCCAGGACGAATTACTTATGACACGATTATAGCTAACGGTGGGCAGCCACTCGTAACGCGGGTTGGACACTCATTGATCAAAGAAGCCGTGATTGATAATGGTGCTTATTTTGCCGGTGAATCAAGCGGTCATTTTATGCTTAACATGATGAATGAAGGTTGCTATGAAGTACCAGGTATTGTTTTACTAAAATTATTAGTTGAATTATCGCGTGCTAATTTAACTTTTTCAGAATATGTTAAACCGTATCAGAAATATTTTCATAGCGGTGAAATAAATTTTAAGGTTAATGATACGGCAGAGAAAATAATTGAATTAAAAGAAAAATACTCAAGCGGCAAAATTAATGAGTTAGATGGCTTAAGTATTGAATATAATGACTATTGGTTTAATGTGCGTGCCTCCAATACTGAACCATTACTTCGTTTGAATTTAGAAGCAGTCAGCAAAGAGATTATGGAAGTTAAAAGAGATGAAATTATTCAAATAATCAATTCTTGA
- a CDS encoding CDP-alcohol phosphatidyltransferase family protein, with translation MMKKESKLLLWFRALKNVKFGKPMEGHNNLVFTWPNFLTALRFVSTALAIYFASKNKWLISLIVIIIGSITDFFDGWLARRQGSSSVLGAIMDPTADKALLLVLFVINPYVCVAIAMLELGGSYFSNSVRNKDDRGGHFIAFGSKDITMYQLFSVGLLYLNKTGLFNFPANLEIILLSALVAFSLIRFSIYRSVYWSDRKQGLKKDSRE, from the coding sequence ATGATGAAAAAGGAAAGTAAACTTTTGCTTTGGTTTAGAGCTTTGAAAAATGTAAAGTTCGGAAAACCAATGGAAGGTCATAATAATTTGGTCTTTACCTGGCCCAATTTTTTGACCGCCTTAAGATTCGTTTCAACCGCTTTGGCTATTTATTTTGCTAGTAAAAATAAATGGTTGATATCTTTAATTGTTATCATTATCGGTTCAATTACAGATTTTTTTGATGGTTGGTTGGCGCGTCGTCAGGGATCTTCATCAGTGCTTGGCGCTATAATGGATCCAACGGCTGATAAAGCCTTGTTGTTAGTTTTGTTTGTTATTAATCCTTATGTCTGCGTTGCTATTGCGATGCTTGAGCTTGGTGGCTCTTATTTTTCTAACTCAGTTAGAAATAAAGATGACCGAGGCGGGCATTTTATTGCTTTCGGTAGCAAGGACATAACGATGTATCAGCTATTTTCAGTTGGACTATTATATTTAAATAAAACTGGATTATTTAATTTTCCAGCTAATTTAGAAATAATATTACTTTCTGCTTTAGTCGCTTTTTCCTTAATAAGGTTTTCTATTTATAGATCTGTTTATTGGTCAGATAGAAAGCAGGGTTTAAAAAAAGACAGTCGCGAATAA
- the recJ gene encoding single-stranded-DNA-specific exonuclease RecJ translates to MAKKWQVLPAMPKDFLSEHTDLLAVVRQLLFNRGLKTKLEADHFLHTELHLKQYLPNSFRSMDEAIQLTISHIKARHKIAVCGDYDADGVSSSAIMTEVIRSLKGEVEVWIPSRFGQGYGLNKQIIEELKANGFSLIITVDNGIRSKAEVEYAQSIGLDVIITDHHEGPLDNNDLPNCLVIDPILKEETYPFKYLCGAGVAYKFASALINASTLAAEEKEKLDQKFLDLAAVGTVADCVSLLGENRLLVIEGLKIINRRPRLGLRELMNVCNIPVGDLTEWNLSWQLVPRLNVAGRLNHANTAYKLLITDSVEEAQQIARELNEKNIERQRMTELIVNEATKMIEQEQKDEFIVIAVAPDLSEAKESSAWNEGVIGLAAGRLCEKFGRPCMVITKSENQIKGSGRSIEQFNIVSPLEAAHEQLTRYGGHKMACGFSLKDEAALVKFIEIVRAQARTELKSVDLTPVLRIDAEMLLSEVNEDFIETIESFAPFGQDNPEPIFLSRARIEEIMVMGKEKTHIKFRLNGKWALAFSRAELFKDLKINDEIDVVYTVCFNIFNGRREAQLKIIDLKSI, encoded by the coding sequence ATGGCAAAGAAGTGGCAAGTCTTGCCCGCCATGCCAAAAGATTTTTTAAGTGAACATACAGATTTATTAGCTGTTGTTCGCCAGCTTTTATTTAATCGTGGATTAAAGACTAAATTAGAAGCTGATCATTTTCTTCATACTGAGTTACATCTTAAGCAATATCTACCTAATTCATTTAGGAGCATGGACGAAGCTATTCAATTAACGATTAGTCATATTAAAGCGCGCCATAAAATTGCTGTCTGCGGCGACTATGACGCTGATGGTGTCAGTTCCTCAGCTATTATGACCGAAGTTATTCGCAGCTTAAAGGGCGAAGTTGAAGTTTGGATTCCATCTCGCTTTGGTCAGGGCTATGGCTTAAATAAACAAATTATTGAAGAGCTTAAAGCTAATGGTTTTTCATTGATTATTACGGTTGATAATGGTATTCGCTCTAAGGCTGAAGTTGAATACGCGCAATCAATTGGTTTAGATGTAATTATTACTGATCACCACGAAGGGCCACTTGATAATAATGATTTACCAAACTGTTTAGTAATTGATCCAATTCTTAAAGAAGAAACTTATCCATTTAAATATTTGTGCGGCGCCGGTGTCGCTTATAAGTTTGCTTCTGCTTTGATTAATGCCTCAACTTTAGCAGCTGAAGAAAAAGAAAAACTTGATCAAAAATTTTTAGATTTAGCGGCTGTTGGAACAGTGGCTGATTGTGTTTCGCTTTTAGGTGAAAATAGATTATTGGTGATTGAAGGATTAAAGATTATTAATCGTCGTCCACGTTTAGGGTTGAGAGAATTAATGAATGTCTGCAATATTCCGGTCGGTGATTTAACAGAATGGAATCTAAGCTGGCAATTAGTACCGCGTTTGAACGTCGCCGGCAGACTTAATCATGCAAATACAGCTTATAAATTATTGATCACTGACTCAGTAGAAGAAGCGCAGCAAATTGCTCGTGAGTTAAATGAAAAAAATATTGAACGTCAGCGCATGACAGAGTTGATTGTTAATGAAGCAACTAAAATGATCGAGCAGGAGCAGAAAGATGAATTTATTGTAATTGCTGTGGCGCCTGATTTAAGCGAAGCCAAAGAAAGTTCAGCCTGGAATGAAGGCGTGATTGGTTTAGCGGCTGGTAGATTATGCGAAAAATTTGGCCGACCTTGCATGGTGATTACTAAAAGTGAAAATCAGATAAAAGGTTCAGGCAGAAGTATTGAACAATTTAATATTGTATCGCCCCTAGAGGCCGCGCATGAACAACTTACGCGTTATGGCGGACATAAAATGGCTTGCGGTTTTTCACTGAAAGATGAAGCAGCTTTAGTTAAGTTTATTGAGATCGTTCGCGCTCAAGCAAGAACCGAGCTTAAGTCAGTTGATTTAACGCCGGTTTTAAGAATTGATGCCGAGATGCTATTAAGTGAAGTTAACGAAGATTTTATTGAAACGATTGAGAGTTTTGCGCCTTTTGGCCAAGACAATCCAGAACCAATCTTTTTGTCACGCGCTAGAATTGAAGAAATTATGGTAATGGGAAAAGAAAAAACACACATTAAATTTCGTTTGAACGGTAAATGGGCCCTAGCTTTTAGTCGCGCTGAATTGTTTAAGGATTTAAAAATTAATGATGAAATTGACGTTGTTTATACAGTATGTTTCAATATCTTTAATGGCCGCCGAGAAGCACAATTAAAAATTATTGATCTTAAGTCTATTTAG